The genomic stretch TTAGACCAAATATTCTCTAAATGTCAAAGACAACCAAAATACCAACCTACCAACATACCTCTAACCCAAACCCTACTTGGCCCAAATAACTTAAAATGCTCTAAGATTAATAACTCAATGGCTCGATTTAATATGAAAAAACTAGtcttcaaaaatttccataaatctcAATTGTAAACTTTACAGTTTACACCCTGCATTCTTTACTCCCCGACTACATTTTGTAGAGCAATCCAATCCATGAaacttgacaaaatcattagtcTTTTTTGCTAATGACACTTTTAAAGGGCACATTGGTAATTGCACTTAGAAAAAGACAAGGACATGCCTAGCAATTTTGCTCcattcttcaaaataaaaaatCTATATTCATGACTTTTCTATCCCTATCACCTAAATAAATATAATTTCAATATAACTAGTCACCTTAATATAAGAAAGAATATGGCTCTTAAAGAGCATATATCATTAACTACCAAAAAAATAAGACATGTTGACAAGTCTACCACTAATCCCATAGCTTTTAGGTCACCCCTATATATTTATCTTCACATTTTCTTATGTCAAACCTCCATATAATTATTCATAAACTCCAAAAATATAATTATCTCCATGAAAATCCAATTTCAAGAACAAATTACAACAAAAGTTATGAGTATGAGTAACAATATGAACCTCTCAACAAATAAAGATACAAAATTCAAAGAAAAAAAGAGGTCATCAAGCAATGGTAACAAAAAATTTGTTGGTGTAAGGCAAAGACCGAGTGGAAGATGGGTGGCTGAGATCAAAGACACTACTCAGAAAATCAGAATGTGGCTTGGGACGTTTGAGACTGCGGAGGCAGCTGCTCGTGCTTATGACGAAGCAGCTTGTTTACTCCGCGGTTCAAACACCCGAACCAACTTTGTAGATACCCATGTTTCTCCTAATTCTCCTCTTGCTTCTAGGATCAATAACCTTCTTAAAAACAAAAAATTAGAAAGCCAAAAGTCAAATGTTACTACAAAACCATCAAAAACTAGTGCAACCCCACTTCCTATtaccaacaataataataatccctTTATAAACCCTAATAgcttaattttcactaataattgtaataataataatattaacattaatatcaataataaccatTTTAATACCAATTTTTTACAAGCCAATGTTGATAATTTTTCAACATCAAACCATACTTTAGAAGATGATCAAACTAGGGTTTATGGTGATGTATATAGGCCAGAATTATTGAGTGGATTTGTAGGTAATTATGATTTAGGAAATTATTCACAATCCCAATTTGGCATAGTAGACCAAAATGACATTAAACCTGAAAATTTACAAAAAACAACCTTAAGCCAAGATCATATGTTGGCATTAATGCCTAAAAATGAAGTTATGTCACCCTTAATGCCGGTACACGATTCGACAACCGAGTTTGAGAGGATGCAAATGGAGAAGGAGATGATGATTTCTAGTTCATTTTACAATAGCAACAATGGTGTACTACAAGAGTATGTTGATTTTCTTCATGACCCTGTTGATGCATTATGGGATTTTCCTCAACTTTGCCCACCTTTCTGCTCTTTTTAATTcttattaattatttttattacaaCTTTTTTATcctacattttttttttctgtattATTCCCTGGTTGATTACTAACCAATTACCTCAGTTTTACTGAGAGGGGttaaaagccaaaaaaaaaactcCTTGGCTTTTTATTCTAATTtatagtttatttatttatttttccgttATAATATTTCGTTATTTATTTTACTATAAGAGAAAATGATGTTAATTTGCCTCTTATTTAGGAatatataaatattttatttaagTTTAATTTGTTAGAATGTTTAGGAGGTTTAAGAGAGATGGATGCATGTATCCTCTCCTATTCATCTTGAATGTTCTTGTATCACGATATACATATATATACGTACTATATGTAAACATTTCATCATGTTGTATATTGAAGATGAATATAAATTCTATTATTAATTTTTGTAGTTACACACTTCTAGGAAACTTTTGTTtttaaataatgattttaagaaTAAAATTTAGGGTAACCAAACATCCTTTACGCTTATGTCATAAAAGAAATTACATAATTGTGTTGAGCTAGTTaacattttcataatttttgtaaAGAAACTCTATGCAATTAAGCGATCTTGGCTAAAAGTCATTTAATCACTCTAACAGTTTCGTCCTAAATTAGTTTTTCTTAAAAATAATAAAACGAAATTTATATAGATATAATTAGTTGATGAGCCGCTTAGCTCAAGTGAACTTGACAACATGAAATCTGATCTATGAACAATCGGACATTCGTtgtaatacttgtaaacaaggtTTCAAGCAGCCTCATTTCGTAAGTTATATTAAGTGAAAATTATAAATTACCACCTATTATTTACCGTATTTACAAATTACTACCTTGTATTTAGTTTATTACAAACAACCACTTATATAACTAACTATGGAGTGACCATAATGCCTGACACCATAAGTCAGTAGTTTAGAACATAAAGTAAATACTAGGTGGTAATTTACAATTTTCacttatattaataaagggtaaacaaatgactgagaccaAGGAAGTAGACAGGTATATTGAAGACGAATACGGAGTATAAGAGAAAGTCACATCTTTGTTTGGGGTTTTTGTTGTCAACTAGATTAAGTTATGACTTATTCCTGTTAACATCAGGAGTGGCCAAGGACAACGAAGCACGATGTATACAATTACATACAGTACATGCTTAGCAGTTAGCACACAATGTACCTACTCTTGTAGACTTATAGACCTTATCAATACTTTCGTGTCCAGTTTGTGTCGTATGTACAATAACATTATCTTGAGTTAACATTATTTTAAATCAACATATCGAATTTGTCGATCTCAATGTATGATGGTTATTCGAAGTTGGCATGCCAATTTCGTGTCATACCGTGTCAATGATCTTCCAGTGTATCAATGATTCCTTCTCGATAACACGACCAAGCAAGATGAGCATCAATAATAACGAGTTTTGTACAAGACGGTCTTATTATGCAATAATAATGGCCTCACACATTACAGTTTTGCGTAGATGTCACCTAGCTAGCTCACCGGTACTTCAAATCCAGTCCGCATCCAAAACATGAAAGGCCATCAAGGCATCAACTAATTAAAATTTCATAAACATGAAACACCATCGATAACATCCGATTTACATGAATACATCTCGACATGGATCATTAAAAACCCAATAGAAATTTATATACAAATCTGGAATATTAcaatttcttcaaaaaaaatcCACTCAAATTACAAATCCTCCTAAGAAATACACTCAAATAGTAAAAACCTATTCACCAGAGAATATTTAGACAGTAAATAAAATTGCAGAAATGAGCATATCTCTGATCAACAGACAGAGTAGCCGATTATTGACATCGACAATGGGCTTAACTTGTTAAGAGAGCAACTCAGTAgtcctcatcttcatcttcaccaGCAGCATCCTCAGCCCCGACTTCCTCATAGTCTCTCTCAAGGGCAGCAAGGTCTTCCCGAGCTTCTGAGAACTCGCCTTCCTCCATACCTTCACCAACATACCAGTGAACGAATGCTCTCTTTGCGTACATCAGATCGAATTTGTGATCAATTCTAGCAAACACTTCGGCCACTGCTGTGTTGTTGCTGATCATGCAGACTGCACGCTGCACCTTGGCTAGATCGCCTCCTGGCACTACTGTTGGTGGCTGGTAGTTGATACCACACTTAAACCCGGTTGGGCACCTGTGACATTTGTCATGCAATCATTCCCGACATTCTAAAAAACATGGGATATTCTCTCGTAtacccctgaactttttcgttttctaagatgtacccctcttttcttgcaaaaaaaactttgaccgtcagtAACTCTTGGTTACATGTTCAGAATACGattaaaactttttttttcaaattgaccgtccttaagaggtcttcagtttgaaaaagaattcaccgacgtcttaactcgtagtcgggaattatggtcggtcaaagtttattcgttaaaaaagctttgaccaaccataactaccggctaggagttcaaaaagcggtgaattttgttttcaaattcaaggccttgacgagataattggtttgaaaaaaaaaattaccgctttctaaactcgtaacagagaattattgtcggtcaatgttcttttgtgaaaaacgaggggtacaccTTAGAAAACGAAAAGATCCAATATCACTAATATCACTGATATAGCCTGCTAGTGTGTGATACTTACCAGTCAACAAACTGGACAGTTCGTTTGCTCTTAATGGTTCCGACAGCAGCATTAACATCCTTGGGAACGACATCACCACGATACATCAAACAACACGCCATGTATTTGCCATGGCGTGGGTCACATTTAGCCATCATACTGGAAGGCTCAAACACAGAAGACGTAATCTCAGGCACAGAAAGCTGCTCATGGTAAGCCTTTTCAGCAGAAATGACAGGGGCATATGATGATAACATGAAATGGATCCGAGGGTATGGAACCAGGTTAGTTTGGAACTCTGTAACATCCACATTGATGGCTCCGTCAAACCTCAGAGATGTCGTCAATGAAGAGATTATTTGGGATATTAAGCGGTTCAAGTTGGTGTAGGTAGGCCTCTCGATGTTAAGTGATTTCCTACATATATCGTATATTGCTTCATTGTCAAGAAGAACAACTACGTCTGTGTGCTCTAGAAGAGAATGAGTCGAGAGCACGCTGTTGTATGGCTCTACAACTGCCGTAGAAACCTGAACATCAGAATATAAGAAAACGCCATATAACGATAAACTTGCAGGTCAGGTGTTAGCGGGTTGGTTCCTATTTTGACAAGTGTTATTCACACACGGGACTTAAACAATGCATAGCAATGGCAAAATAAAGTTTGCATACCTGAGGAGAAGGATAGATCGTAAATCCAAGTTTCGACTTCTTTCCATACTCTACAGACAAGCGTTCTAGAAGTAATGACCCGAAACCAGAACCAGTTCCACCACCAACAGCATTGAATACCAAGAAGCCCTGAAGCCCAGTGCAGCTGTCAGCTAATTTTCTTACTCGATCAAGGCAAAGATCAATGATGTCCTTCCCCACTAAGAAAACCAAGGAAAAAATCAAACCAAAGTTTTATGTTATGTCATGGATGATGTAAGTATGCATATGTTGAATAATAATCAGTTTCTAGGTTTCCGCTTTCAAAACTGTAGCTAACCTGTGTAGTGGCCTCGAGCAAAGTTGTTGGCAGCATCTTCTTTTCCGGAGATGAGCTGCTCGGGATGGAAAAGTTGTCGATATGGTCCTGTCCTTATTTCATCGATCACAGTTGGCTCCAAATCAACAAACACAGCTCTAGGCACATGCTTTCCTGAACCCGTCTCACTGAAGAACGTGTTGAATGAATCGTGTTCAACACCTACTGATGTATCGCTGAAATCAACCAGAACCCAAAATCAGATTCAGAAAAGCGTAAGTCTCAAAAGACTGTCCATCGGCTAGAAGATGCAAAGAAAGTTTCTCCTGAGTACCATGCGCTTATGCGCGTGGAAAGTATAAAACATCATATTCACTAAATAATTCAGTATAATACCGTCTGTATAAGACATTATTTTactgttgccaaaaaaaaaaaaaatcagtataATACAAGTCCTCAGAAATTGGAATTGGATCAACTATTGAGCAGTTGATCTAGCATAACAAGAAAAACTTTTTCAACTTAATGGTCCTACCTGACTTGAACCGGGACTAAACCAGATTAGTGCAGACACAAAAGGTCCTACATACCTAACCGTCACTGGGTCATGAATATGAGAAATTTCCAGAAAATAGTACAGCATAAGAAATTAAGTATCAGGAAGTGACACATTCTGTATCAGTGATGAAATTACTGCATGATGTCAAGTGAGGTTGTTATAGATTGGCATATACTTGTCACCACTGTGTCTCGTTCATTTCTTTACGTTTGTTATAGATTGATTGTATTACGCATACAAAAGTTCATGATAGAATCATTAATGTCGAGTGAGGTTGTGGGCCAAATACACAGTGTGACGAGTTGTGTTACATTAATATCTCAACCAATTTCAGGTAAGAAAGAATGACTTCATTAAAGGGAAATGAAACAATGCTAACACAATCAAAATTATCTTAAAAtgtaaattttttattttttatttcttgGTATAGATTAGAGGGAGCTACAAGGGCGAATTTGTTGTTGACGGGATTTGTTTCTcacatttaaatttaaattttccTATTAAAGGGATGATAACCTAACAATCAACATTCAGCATAAGCCATGATCCATAATCCATAATCCATAAACAATGTCTTGGAATCCAGAAATTGAATTAATACAATTAAACCAAAGTATGTCACTACCATAATTCAATTATTCAATTATAATTAACGGATCCGGGCTCAAACCTGAAATAACCCACAAACCAAAAAAGTTTAAACTGATTAACTAGTCTTGCTTAAGACCGTTGTATGCATATAACATGCTAGCTACAAGTCCAGCACTATcactaaatgagatgtataaatATGAAACCGGCCCGGGCCACAGGCCCACAGCATTATAGTTATACAACGGTCTCATTTAAATTTTTGTGTAAACTCATAGTCTCATCAAACCAAAATTACCAAAACAAAATTAACTCCCACCAAAAATATACTCCATTCATCTAATCATTTCTGTGTTAAGGAAGCTACAAGGGCGATTTTGATGCTGATGGGGTTCGAACTTTACAAATGAAGCTAGTTGACATCTGgactaatcatttgtttacgtgtGAGGGGTATCTCaagtaaaggtaaacaaatgatcgagactgaatataaaaaaaaaagttacctAGGCATGATACCATCATTGTGAATACCATGTTCAAGACAAAAAAGCTCCCAACAAGAATTACCCACTTGAATACCAGCTTGACCAATATGAATACTAATAACCTCTCTCATTTTTCACTACTAAATTTAACTTTTttttactaattaattattattaaagaaatTATAAGATGGATGAAGAAGTTTAAGCAATAAAAAATGTTACTATGAATGAAGAATGATAATATGTGTGTGTTGGGGAAGGTTGGGATGATATAATGAAAGATTGTTGATAAGAGAGTATGTACTTTGTTGAAATAAACAGAGCATTTGTTCTGTTCAAAAACGTTGACAGCAAGGATAGTTGTTGGCTTTCATTATTCTATGTCCATTTACACAAAACACAAAATATCTTCTTCATCGTAGTGGTGCTACCTATTTTGGACACTTCCTTTCTTACTCACTTTCACTTTTATGTGGGTTTTATTTCCAAATTTATTCCATCACAAATTATTGGTTAAAACCGTCATAAGTTAAATAATTCTCACAATTAATGGTGAGCAGGtctag from Silene latifolia isolate original U9 population chromosome 2, ASM4854445v1, whole genome shotgun sequence encodes the following:
- the LOC141642221 gene encoding tubulin alpha-3 chain-like isoform X1 is translated as MREVISIHIGQAGIQVGNSCWELFCLEHGIHNDGIMPSDTSVGVEHDSFNTFFSETGSGKHVPRAVFVDLEPTVIDEIRTGPYRQLFHPEQLISGKEDAANNFARGHYTVGKDIIDLCLDRVRKLADSCTGLQGFLVFNAVGGGTGSGFGSLLLERLSVEYGKKSKLGFTIYPSPQVSTAVVEPYNSVLSTHSLLEHTDVVVLLDNEAIYDICRKSLNIERPTYTNLNRLISQIISSLTTSLRFDGAINVDVTEFQTNLVPYPRIHFMLSSYAPVISAEKAYHEQLSVPEITSSVFEPSSMMAKCDPRHGKYMACCLMYRGDVVPKDVNAAVGTIKSKRTVQFVDWCPTGFKCGINYQPPTVVPGGDLAKVQRAVCMISNNTAVAEVFARIDHKFDLMYAKRAFVHWYVGEGMEEGEFSEAREDLAALERDYEEVGAEDAAGEDEDEDY
- the LOC141633520 gene encoding ethylene-responsive transcription factor ERN1, producing MNLSTNKDTKFKEKKRSSSNGNKKFVGVRQRPSGRWVAEIKDTTQKIRMWLGTFETAEAAARAYDEAACLLRGSNTRTNFVDTHVSPNSPLASRINNLLKNKKLESQKSNVTTKPSKTSATPLPITNNNNNPFINPNSLIFTNNCNNNNINININNNHFNTNFLQANVDNFSTSNHTLEDDQTRVYGDVYRPELLSGFVGNYDLGNYSQSQFGIVDQNDIKPENLQKTTLSQDHMLALMPKNEVMSPLMPVHDSTTEFERMQMEKEMMISSSFYNSNNGVLQEYVDFLHDPVDALWDFPQLCPPFCSF
- the LOC141642221 gene encoding tubulin alpha-3 chain-like isoform X2; translated protein: MREVISIHIGQAGIQVGNSCWELFCLEHGIHNDGIMPSDTSVGVEHDSFNTFFSETGSGKHVPRAVFVDLEPTVIDEIRTGPYRQLFHPEQLISGKEDAANNFARGHYTVGKDIIDLCLDRVRKLADSCTGLQGFLVFNAVGGGTGSGFGSLLLERLSVEYGKKSKLGFTIYPSPQVSTAVVEPYNSVLSTHSLLEHTDVVVLLDNEAIYDICRKSLNIERPTYTNLNRLISQIISSLTTSLRFDGAINVDVTEFQTNLVPYPRIHFMLSSYAPVISAEKAYHEQLSVPEITSSVFEPSSMMAKCDPRHGKYMACCLMYRGDVVPKDVNAAVGTIKSKRTVQFVDWCPTGFKCGINYQPPTVVPGGDLAKVQRAVCMISNNTAVAEVKASSQKLGKTLLPLRETMRKSGLRMLLVKMKMRTTELLS